A single genomic interval of Lathyrus oleraceus cultivar Zhongwan6 chromosome 7, CAAS_Psat_ZW6_1.0, whole genome shotgun sequence harbors:
- the LOC127106559 gene encoding probable LRR receptor-like serine/threonine-protein kinase At1g63430, with product MKLSTLFLLMGLVSMFSSVSSAMVASNEVWALKTFKEAVYEDPHKVLSNWNTLDSDPCDWNGVSCTGIRDHVIKLNMSGALLRGFLAPEIGKITYLQELILHGNNLIGIIPKELNALKSLKVLDLGKNQLSGPIPREIGNLTEIVKINLQSNGLTGRLPPELANLKYLQELRLDRNKLEGPVPAASTSNFSSNMHEMYASNANSTGFCRSSLKVADFSYNFLVGSIPKCLEYLPRTSFQGNCLHVKDVKQRTKVQCAGASPAQGHPVVKPKHQSKAEHVSKHQGASKPAWLLAIEIATGTMVGSLLLIGIFTAVQRCNKKASIIIPWKKSASEKEQIAVYIDSDMLKDVRRYNRQELEVACEDFSNIIGSSPDSVVYKGTMKGGPEIAAISLCIKEENWTGHLELYFQREVADLARLNHENTGKLLGYCRENAPFTRMLVFDYASNGTLYEHLHCYEEGFQLSWTRRMKIIIGIARGLKYLHTEIDPPFTISELNSSAVYLTEDFSPKLVDFESWNTILERSEKNSGSVSSQGAVCHLPNSLRARYLDTKGNIYAFAVLVLEIISGRSPYCQDRGYLVDWARDYLEMPEVMSYLVDSELKHFGYDDLKVICEVITLCISPDPNVCPSMQELCSMLESRIDTSISVELKSLAWAELALST from the exons ATGAAGTTGAGTACTTTATTTTTGCTTATGGGTTTGGTTTCTATGTTCTCTTCTGTGTCTTCTGCTATGGTGGCATCAAATGAAG TTTGGGCGCTTAAAACCTTCAAAGAAGCTGTGTATGAAGATCCACATAAGGTTTTGTCCAATTGGAATACTTTGGATTCAGATCCTTGTGATTGGAATGGAGTTTCATGCACCGGAATTCGAGATCATGTCATCAAACT AAACATGTCAGGGGCATTACTAAGAGGGTTTCTTGCGCCAGAAATCGGGAAAATAACCTACTTGCAAGAATT GATCTTGCATGGTAACAATCTCATTGGAATAATACCTAAAGAATTGAACGCGTTGAAATCTCTCAAGGTGTTGGATTTGGGAAAGAACCAGTTATCAGGACCAATTCCTCGTGAGATTGGAAATTTGACCGAAATCGTGAAAAT AAATCTGCAGTCCAATGGTTTGACTGGTAGGTTACCTCCGGAGCTTGCGAATTTGAAATACCTTCAAGAACTTCGCCTTGATAGAAATAAGCTTGAAGGGCCTGTTCCTGCTGCTAGCACTTCAAATTTTTCTTCGAATATGCATGAAAT GTATGCATCAAATGCGAATTCTACTGGCTTCTGCCGTTCGTCGCTTAAAGTTGCTGATTTTTCATATAACTTTTTGGTCGGTAGCATACCGAAATGTTTGGAGTATCTTCCGAG AACAAGCTTTCAAGGGAATTGCCTCCATGTCAAAGACGTAAAACAGCGGACGAAAGTTCAATGTG CTGGAGCTTCACCTGCTCAAGGCCATCCAGTAGTGAAACCAAAGCACCAATCGAAAGCCGAACACGTATCAAAGCATCAAGGAGCTTCGAAACCTGCCTGGCTTTTGGCTATAGAAATAGCGACCGGGACCATGGTTGGTTCTCTCCTTTTGATTGGAATTTTCACTGCTGTCCAAAGATGTAACAAAAAAGCATCCATCATTATTCCTTGGAAGAAATCCGCAAGCGAGAAAGAGCAAATCGCAGTATATATAG ACTCAGACATGTTGAAAGATGTCAGGAGGTATAACAGACAAGAGCTTGAGGTGGCTTGTGAAGATTTCAGCAACATAATCGGATCCTCACCGGATAGTGTGGTCTACAAAGGAACAATGAAAGGCGGACCTGAGATTGCTGCGATTTCTTTATGCATCAAAGAAGAGAATTGGACCGGACACCTTGAACTTTATTTTCAGAGAGAG GTGGCAGACTTGGCAAGGTTAAACCACGAAAACACGGGAAAATTACTAGGATATTGTAGAGAAAACGCTCCATTTACAAGAATGCTGGTTTTTGATTATGCATCAAATGGAACACTTTATGAACACCTACATTGTT ATGAAGAAGGGTTCCAGTTATCTTGGACACGACGTATGAAAATCATCATCGGCATCGCACGTGGACTAAAGTATTTGCACACAGAAATTGATCCTCCATTCACTATCTCAGAGTTGAATTCGAGCGCAGTATACCTCACAGAAGACTTTTCCCCCAAG CTGGTTGATTTTGAAAGTTGGAACACGATTCTCGAAAGATCAGAGAAAAACTCCGGTTCTGTTAGCAGCCAAGGTGCTGTTTGTCATCTTCCTAACTCCCTTCGAGCGCGTTACCTTGATACCAAAGGAAACATTTATGCTTTTGCAGTACTTGTTCTCGAGATCATCAGTGGGAGATCTCCATATTGCCAGGACCGAGGATACTTGGTAGATTGG GCGAGAGATTATCTTGAAATGCCGGAAGTAATGTCATACTTGGTCGATTCCGAGTTGAAGCATTTCGGATACGACGATCTGAAAGTAATATGTGAGGTGATAACTCTTTGTATTAGTCCTGACCCTAATGTATGTCCATCAATGCAAGAACTATGCAGCATGCTGGAAAGCCGAATCGACACATCAATAAGTGTGGAGCTCAAATCTTTAGCTTGGGCTGAGCTAGCACTTTCAACATAA